The DNA window CCATCAGGATGAGATCGCTCTGCGAGCGCACCACGCCAAGCCGCATCCGCACGCCGTCCAGGTCCGCCACCAGCTCGTCCCCATGCAAGGCGCCCCGGGCGCAGAAGCTGCGGGACGCCAGCTCCAGGAGATAGTCACCGCGCCGGCAGCGGGCCGTCAGCTCGACGGTTCGTTGCCCGTCGCGGAAGCGGAAGCGGTGACGGTTGTCCTGGTTGAGCCGCCAGCCGTCGCACCGGTGCCAGGGCGAGTGGCGGTCGGCGGAACGGAGCGCCGCCGCCTTCGCTTCACGCTCGATGCGCAGGCACTCCGCCAGCGCTGCCGCCGCAATGATCCACTCCGGCGTCGGACCTTCGATCGGAATCAGGTTTTCCCGGTGGCGCACGATGAAGCCGGTGTCGAGCTCGGCGCGCAGAAAGGCAGGGTGGGCCGCCAGGGCGTTCAAGAAAGCCACGTTGGTGGCAACACCGGCGATGCGAATCTCGCTGAGGGCGTGGCGCAGCCGTTGCAACGCTCCTGCCCGGTCCCGGTCCCAGACGATCAGCTTGGCAATCAACGGATCGTAGTGCACGCCAACCTCGTCGCCCTCAGCGATGCCGCAGTCCACGCGCACGTGGGGGTCTTTCTCGGGCAAGCGCAGATGGAGGATGCGCCCGGCAGAGGGCTGGAAGTCGCGGCCCGGGTCTTCGGCGTAGATGCGCGCCTCCACCGCATGGCCGTTGCAGGGAATCTGCTCCTGGGCGAGCGGCAGGGGCTCCCCTGCCGCCACCCGCAGTTGCCACTCCACCAGGTCGAGGCCGGTGATCATCTCGGTGACCGGGTGCTCCACCTGGAGGCGGGTGTTCATTTCCATGAAGTAGAACGCTCCGTCTTCGGCCAGCAGGAATTCCACGGTACCGGCGCCCACGTAGCCGATGGCCTGGGCCGCCGCAATGGCGGCACAAGCCATCTGCGCCCGCCATTGCGGCGCAAGGGCGGGGGCGGGTGCTTCTTCCACTACTTTCTGGTACCGGCGCTGCATTGAGCAATCGCGGTCGTAGAGGTGCACGACAGCGCCGTGCAGGTCAGCGAAGACTTGCACTTCCACGTGGCGCGGCCGGTCCAGATACTTCTCTAGGAGCAACGGATCGCTGCCGAAGGCGGAGACTGCTTCACGCTTGGCAGCAGCCACCGCCGCGGCAAGCTCGTCGGGGCGAGTGACAACCCGCATGCCCTTGCCCCCGCCGCCGAAGGCGGCCTTGATCAAGAGCGGGTAACCTAGCCGGTCGGCCTCGGCCTGGAAGGCCTCCAGTCGCTGGTCGTGGCCGTGGTAACCGGGCAGGACGGGCACCCCAGCCGCTGCCATGAGTTCCTTGGCGGTGCTTTTCGAGCCCATGGCGCGGATCGCGGCGGCCGGCGGGCCCACGAAGACGATCCCCGCGGCGGCGCACGCTTCGGCGAACTCGGCATTCTCTGAAAGGAATCCGTAGCCTGGGTGGATCGCCTCCGCGCCGCAGCGCTTGGCCACCTCGAGGATGCGGTCGATGCGCAGGTAGCTCTCCCGCGCCGGCGCGGGGCCGATCAGATGGGCTTCGTCCGCCAGCGTCACGTGACGCGCCCGGGCATCCGCTTCGGAGTAGACCGCCACGGTGCGTAGCCCGAGGCGGCGGGCGGTGCGGATGATGCGACAGGCGATTTCCCCGCGATTGGCGATGAGGAGCTTGCTGAACATCGGTGCTGCTCGTTTCCGGTCATGTCCCGGCGAGCAGCGAGCGCTCGACGAGGGCAGGCATCACCAGGGCGGCGAAGAGCGTCAGGCCGGTAAGCACCAGACCGACCAGCATCAGGAGACCTCCGCGCAGCCGCGCGGCGCGCCCTTGCGTGACCCGGGTGTCGATGATCACCGGGACGCCAGGGGGCGGGAACCGGCCTGCCTGCACGGTGCGGCGGCCGAAGGAGAAGAGGTAAACGCCCAACGGAATGAACGGCGCGAACGCGGCCAGCATCAGAAGCTTCAGGGCCCGGACGGCGACTTCAGGCGGTTGCCGCTCGAATTCTGCCAGCAGCCACGGCATGCCCAGCTCCAGGATGAGGACCGCGAACGCCACCAAGCCGATGGCCGCCAGCACCACCCGCCGCCGCAGCCGGCGGTCTGCCCGCAGGATCTCGGACGTCGGCGCGCTCACTGGCGGGCGCTCCATTTCGGCATGCGCTTTTCCAGGAAAGCGGCCAGGCCTTCTTGTCCCTCAGGGCTGGCCCAGGCGGCGGCGATGCGCCGGGCAGTCTCGAGGGTGAGCGCTTCGTCGATCTCGCGCCCGGCCATGTCGGCCACCAGGCGCTTGGCGGCCCTGAGCGCCGAGGGTGCACCCTGGAGCAGCTCCGCCACCACCCGTTCCACCGCCTGATCCAGGTCGTAGAGGTCGGCCACTTCGTGGACCAGCCCCAGGCGTAGGGCAGTCTCGGCATCGATGCGCTCCCCGGTGGTGAAGTATCGGCGCGCCTGCCGGGGACCCATGGCGGCGATGACGTACGGGCCGATGGTGGCGGGGATCAGCCCCAGCCGCACCTCGGACAGGGCAAACTGGGCACCCCGCGCGGCGACGGCGATGTCGCAGCAGGCCACCAAGCCTACTCCGCCGCCGAAAGCAGCGCCCTGGACCCGAGCCACGGTGGGATGGGGCAGCGTGTCGAGCTGCCGCAGCAACCGGGCGAGCTGGAGAGCGTCCTTGAAGTTCTGGGCTTCGGTGTGGGCGGCCATGCGCTTCATCCACTGGAGGTCTGCGCCGGCGCAAAAGCTTTGGCCCGCGGCGGCCAGCACCACGACCCGCACGGACGGGTCGCGCTCCAGCTGGTGAAGGACGTCGCTTAGCTCGGCGATCAGCGCGTGGTCGAACGCGTTGTGCACGTGGGGGCGGTTCAAGGTCACGGTGACAACGCCACGGGTATCCGTGCTCATGGAGATCAAT is part of the Pelomicrobium methylotrophicum genome and encodes:
- a CDS encoding acetyl/propionyl/methylcrotonyl-CoA carboxylase subunit alpha — protein: MFSKLLIANRGEIACRIIRTARRLGLRTVAVYSEADARARHVTLADEAHLIGPAPARESYLRIDRILEVAKRCGAEAIHPGYGFLSENAEFAEACAAAGIVFVGPPAAAIRAMGSKSTAKELMAAAGVPVLPGYHGHDQRLEAFQAEADRLGYPLLIKAAFGGGGKGMRVVTRPDELAAAVAAAKREAVSAFGSDPLLLEKYLDRPRHVEVQVFADLHGAVVHLYDRDCSMQRRYQKVVEEAPAPALAPQWRAQMACAAIAAAQAIGYVGAGTVEFLLAEDGAFYFMEMNTRLQVEHPVTEMITGLDLVEWQLRVAAGEPLPLAQEQIPCNGHAVEARIYAEDPGRDFQPSAGRILHLRLPEKDPHVRVDCGIAEGDEVGVHYDPLIAKLIVWDRDRAGALQRLRHALSEIRIAGVATNVAFLNALAAHPAFLRAELDTGFIVRHRENLIPIEGPTPEWIIAAAALAECLRIEREAKAAALRSADRHSPWHRCDGWRLNQDNRHRFRFRDGQRTVELTARCRRGDYLLELASRSFCARGALHGDELVADLDGVRMRLGVVRSQSDLILMAEGRCYRLALSDPLASTVAEEPPAGSLVATLPGTVVSVLVKPGDRVAKGQPLVTLEAMKMEHALAAPADGIVRAVRCAPGEQVSEGSELIVLEAETSP
- a CDS encoding enoyl-CoA hydratase/isomerase family protein, with product MSQPLISMSTDTRGVVTVTLNRPHVHNAFDHALIAELSDVLHQLERDPSVRVVVLAAAGQSFCAGADLQWMKRMAAHTEAQNFKDALQLARLLRQLDTLPHPTVARVQGAAFGGGVGLVACCDIAVAARGAQFALSEVRLGLIPATIGPYVIAAMGPRQARRYFTTGERIDAETALRLGLVHEVADLYDLDQAVERVVAELLQGAPSALRAAKRLVADMAGREIDEALTLETARRIAAAWASPEGQEGLAAFLEKRMPKWSARQ